From the Homo sapiens chromosome 1, GRCh38.p14 Primary Assembly genome, one window contains:
- the ARHGAP30 gene encoding rho GTPase-activating protein 30 isoform 4 (isoform 4 is encoded by transcript variant 4) → MKSKDIEASGFNGTAAFMEVRVQSIVVEFILTHVDQLFGGAALSGGEVESGWRSLPGTRASGSPEDLMPRPLPYHLPSILQAGDGPPQMRPYHTIIEIAEHKRKGSLKVRKWRSIFNLGRSGHETKRKLPRGAEDREDKSNKGTLRPAKSMDSLSAAAGASDEPEGLVGPSSPRPSPLLPESLENDSIEAAEGEQEPEAEALGGTNSEPGTPRAGRSAIRAGGSSRAERCAGVHISDPYNVNLPLHITSILSVPPNIISNVSLARLTRGLECPALQHRPSPASGPGPGPGLGPGPPDEKLEASPASSPLADSGPDDLAPALEDSLSQEVQDSFSFLEDSSSSEPEWVGAEDGEVAQAEAAGAAFSPGEDDPGMGYLEELLGVGPQVEEFSVEPPLDDLSLDEAQFVLAPSCCSLDSAGPRPEVEEENGEEVFLSAYDDLSPLLGPKPPIWKGSGSLEGEAAGCGRQALGQGGEEQACWEVGEDKQAEPGGRLDIREEAEGSPETKVEAGKASEDRGEAGGSQETKVRLREGSREETEAKEEKSKGQKKADSMEAKGVEEPGGDEYTDEKEKEIEREEDEQREEAQVEAGRDLEQGAQEDQVAEEKWEVVQKQEAEGVREDEDKGQREKGYHEARKDQGDGEDSRSPEAATEGGAGEVSKERESGDGEAEGDQRAGGYYLEEDTLSEGSGVASLEVDCAKEGNPHSSEMEEVAPQPPQPEEMEPEGQPSPDGCLCPCSLGLGGVGMRLASTLVQVQQVRSVPVVPPKPQFAKMPSAMCSKIHVAPANPCPRPGRLDGTPGERAWGSRASRSSWRNGGSLSFDAAVALARDRQRTEAQGVRRTQTCTEGGDYCLIPRTSPCSMISAHSPRPLSCLELPSEGAEGSGSRSRLSLPPREPQVPDPLLSSQRRSYAFETQANPGKGEGL, encoded by the exons ATGAA GTCTAAGGACATAGAGGCCTCAGGCTTCAATGGGACAGCGGCCTTCATGGAGGTGCGGGTACAATCCATCGTCGTGGAGTTCATCCTCACACACGTGGACCAGCTCTTTGGGGGTGCTGCCCTCTCTG gTGGTGAGGTGGAGAGTGGGTGGCGATCGCTTCCAGGGACCCGGGCATCAGGCAGCCCCGAGGACCTTATGCCCAGGCCACTGCCTTATCACCTGCCTAGCATACTGCAGGCTGGCGATGGACCCCCACAGATGCGGCCCTACCATACTATCATCGAGATTGCAGAGCACAA GAGGAAGGGGTCTTTGAAGGTCAGGAAGTGGAGGTCTATCTTCAATTTAGGTCGCTCTGGCCATGAGACTAAGCGTAAACTTCCACGGGGGGCTGAGGACAGGG AGGATAAATCCAACAAGGGGACACTGCGGCCAGCCAAAAGCATGGACTCACTGAGTGCTGCAGCTGGggccagtgatg AGCCAGAGGGGCTGGTGGGGCCCAGCAGCCCCCGGCCAAGCCCATTGCTGCCTGAGAGCTTGGAGAACGATTCTATAGAGGCAGCAGAGGGTGaacaggagcctgaggcagaagcacTGGGTGGCACAAACTCTGAACCAGGCACACCACGAGCTGGGCGGTCAGCCATCCGGGCTGGGGGCAGCAGCCGTGCAGAACGCTGTGCTGGTGTCCACATCTCAGACCCCTACAATGTCAACCTCCCGCTACACATCACCTCTATCCTCAGTGTGCCCCCGAACATCATCTCTAACGTTTCCTTGGCCAGGCTCACCCGTGGCCTTGAGTGCCCTGCTCTACAGCACCGGCCAAGCCCTGcctctggccctggccctggccctggccttggCCCTGGCCCCCCAG ATGAAAAGTTGGAAGCAAGTCCAGCCTCAAGTCCCCTGGCAGACTCAGGCCCAGACGACTTGGCTCCTGCCCTGGAGGACTCGCTGTCCCAGGAGGTGCAGGACTCCTTCTCCTTCCTAGAGGACTCAAGCAGCTCAGAACCTGagtgggtgggggcagaggaTGGGGAGGTGGCCCAGGCAGAAGCAGCAGGAGCAGCCTTCTCCCCTGGGGAGGACGACCCTGGGATGGGCTACCTGGAGGAGCTCCTGGGAGTTGGGCCTCAG GTGGAGGAGTTCTCTGTGGAGCCACCCCTGGATGACCTGTCTCTGGATGAGGCACAGTTTGTCTTGGCCCCCAGCTGCTGTTCCCTGGACTCCGCTGGCCCCAGGCCTGAAGTTGAGGAGGAAAATGGGGAGGAAGTTTTCCTGAGTGCCTATGATGACCTAAGTCCCCTTCTGGGACCTAAACCCCCAATCTGGAAGGGTTCAGGGAGTCTGGAGGGAGAGGCAGCAGGATGTGGAAGGCAGGCTCTGGGACAGGGTGGGGAAGAGCAGGCATGCTGGGAAGTTGGGGAGGACAAGCAGGCTGAGCCTGGAGGCAGGCTAGACATCAGGGAAGAGGCAGAGGGAAGTCCAGAGACCAAGGTGGAGGCTGGAAAGGCCAGTGAGGATAGAGGGGAGGCTGGGGGAAGCCAAGAGACAAAAGTCAGATTGAGAGAAGGGAGTAGGGAAGAGACAGAGGCCAAGGAAGAGAAGTCCAAAGGTCAGAAGAAGGCTGACAGTATGGAGGCTAAAGGTGTGGAGGAACCAGGAGGAGATGAGTATACagatgagaaggaaaaagaaattgagagagAAGAGGATGAACAAAGAGAGGAAGCCCAGGTAGAAGCTGGAAGGGACCTAGAGCAAGGGGCCCAGGAAGATCAAGTTGCTGAGGAGAAATGGGAAGTTGTACAGAAACAAGAGGCTGAGGGAGTCAGAGAGGATGAGGACAAAGGACAGAGGGAGAAGGGGTACCATGAAGCAAGAAAAGACCAAGGAGATGGTGAAGACAGCAGAAGCCCAGAAGCAGCAACTGAAGGAGGAGCAGGGGAGGTCAGCAAGGAACGGGAGAGTGGGGATGGAGAGGCTGAGGGAGACCAGAGGGCTGGAGGGTACTATTTAGAAGAGGACACCCTCTCTGAAGGTTCAGGTGTAGCGTCCCTGGAGGTTGACTGTGCCAAAGAGGGCAATCCTCACTCTTCTGAGATGGAAGAGGTAGCCCCACAGCCACCTCAGCCAGAGGAGATGGAGCCTGAGGGGCAGCCCAGTCCAGACGGCTGTCTATGCCCCTGTTCTCTTGGCCTGGGTGGCGTGGGCATGCGTCTAGCTTCCACTCTGGTTCAGGTCCAACAGGTCCGCTCTGTGCCTGTGGTGCCCCCCAAGCCACAGTTTGCCAAGATGCCCAGTGCAATGTGTAGCAAGATTCATGTGGCACCTGCAAATCCATGCCCGAGGCCTGGCCGGCTTGATGGGACTCCTGGAGAAAGGGCTTGGGGGTCCCGAGCTTCTCGATCCTCTTGGAGGAATGGGGGTAGTCTTTCCTTTGATGCTGCTGTGGCCCTAGCCCGGGACCGCCAAAGGACTGAGGCTCAAGGAGTTCGGCGAACCCAGACCTGTACTGAGGGTGGGGATTACTGCCTCATCCCCAGAACCTCCCCTTGTAGCATGATCTCTGCCCATTCTCCTCGGCCCCTTAGCTGCCTGGAGCTCCCATCTGAAGGTGCAGAAGGGTCTGGATCCCGGAGTCGTCTTAGTCTGCCCCCCAGAGAACCCCAGGTTCCTGACCCCCTGTTGTCCTCTCAGCGCAGGTCATATGCATTTGAAACACAGGCTAACCCTGGGAAAGGTGAAGGACTGTGA
- the ARHGAP30 gene encoding rho GTPase-activating protein 30 isoform X1 produces MKSRQKGKKKGSAKERVFGCDLQEHLQHSGQEVPQVLKSCAEFVEEYGVVDGIYRLSGVSSNIQKLRQEFESERKPDLRRDVYLQDIHCVSSLCKAYFRELPDPLLTYRLYDKFAEAVGVQLEPERLVKILEVLRELPVPNYRTLEFLMRHLVHMASFSAQTNMHARNLAIVWAPNLLRSKDIEASGFNGTAAFMEVRVQSIVVEFILTHVDQLFGGAALSGGEVESGWRSLPGTRASGSPEDLMPRPLPYHLPSILQAGDGPPQMRPYHTIIEIAEHKRKGSLKVRKWRSIFNLGRSGHETKRKLPRGAEDREDKSNKGTLRPAKSMDSLSAAAGASDEPEGLVGPSSPRPSPLLPESLENDSIEAAEGEQEPEAEALGGTNSEPGTPRAGRSAIRAGGSSRAERCAGVHISDPYNVNLPLHITSILSVPPNIISNVSLARLTRGLECPALQHRPSPASGPGPGPGLGPGPPDEKLEASPASSPLADSGPDDLAPALEDSLSQEVEEFSVEPPLDDLSLDEAQFVLAPSCCSLDSAGPRPEVEEENGEEVFLSAYDDLSPLLGPKPPIWKGSGSLEGEAAGCGRQALGQGGEEQACWEVGEDKQAEPGGRLDIREEAEGSPETKVEAGKASEDRGEAGGSQETKVRLREGSREETEAKEEKSKGQKKADSMEAKGVEEPGGDEYTDEKEKEIEREEDEQREEAQVEAGRDLEQGAQEDQVAEEKWEVVQKQEAEGVREDEDKGQREKGYHEARKDQGDGEDSRSPEAATEGGAGEVSKERESGDGEAEGDQRAGGYYLEEDTLSEGSGVASLEVDCAKEGNPHSSEMEEVAPQPPQPEEMEPEGQPSPDGCLCPCSLGLGGVGMRLASTLVQVQQVRSVPVVPPKPQFAKMPSAMCSKIHVAPANPCPRPGRLDGTPGERAWGSRASRSSWRNGGSLSFDAAVALARDRQRTEAQGVRRTQTCTEGGDYCLIPRTSPCSMISAHSPRPLSCLELPSEGAEGSGSRSRLSLPPREPQVPDPLLSSQRRSYAFETQANPGKGEGL; encoded by the exons ATGAAGTCTcggcagaaaggaaagaagaagggcaGCGCAAAGGAGCGGGTTTTTGGGTGCGACTTGCAGGAGCACCTGCAGCACTCAGGCCAGGAGG TGCCCCAGGTGCTAAAGAGCTGTGCAGAATTTGTGGAGGAGTATGGAGTGGTGGATGGGATCTACCGCCTCTCAGGGGTCTCCTCCAACATCCAGAAGCTTCG GCAGGAATTTGAGTCAGAGCGGAAGCCAGACCTGCGTCGGGATGTTTACCTCCAAGACATTCACTGCGTCTCCTCCCTGTGCAAGGCCTATTTCAGAGAACTGCCGGATCCCCTGCTCACTTACCGGCTCTATGACAAGTTTGCT GAGGCTGTAGGAGTGCAATTGGAACCTGAGCGCTTGGTCAAGATCCTAGAGGTGCTTCGGGAACTCCCTGTCCCAAACTACAG GACCCTGGAGTTCCTCATGAGGCACTTGGTACACATGGCCTCATTCAGTGCCCAGACCAACATGCATGCTCGCAACCTGGCCATCGTGTGGGCTCCCAACCTGCTGAG GTCTAAGGACATAGAGGCCTCAGGCTTCAATGGGACAGCGGCCTTCATGGAGGTGCGGGTACAATCCATCGTCGTGGAGTTCATCCTCACACACGTGGACCAGCTCTTTGGGGGTGCTGCCCTCTCTG gTGGTGAGGTGGAGAGTGGGTGGCGATCGCTTCCAGGGACCCGGGCATCAGGCAGCCCCGAGGACCTTATGCCCAGGCCACTGCCTTATCACCTGCCTAGCATACTGCAGGCTGGCGATGGACCCCCACAGATGCGGCCCTACCATACTATCATCGAGATTGCAGAGCACAA GAGGAAGGGGTCTTTGAAGGTCAGGAAGTGGAGGTCTATCTTCAATTTAGGTCGCTCTGGCCATGAGACTAAGCGTAAACTTCCACGGGGGGCTGAGGACAGGG AGGATAAATCCAACAAGGGGACACTGCGGCCAGCCAAAAGCATGGACTCACTGAGTGCTGCAGCTGGggccagtgatg AGCCAGAGGGGCTGGTGGGGCCCAGCAGCCCCCGGCCAAGCCCATTGCTGCCTGAGAGCTTGGAGAACGATTCTATAGAGGCAGCAGAGGGTGaacaggagcctgaggcagaagcacTGGGTGGCACAAACTCTGAACCAGGCACACCACGAGCTGGGCGGTCAGCCATCCGGGCTGGGGGCAGCAGCCGTGCAGAACGCTGTGCTGGTGTCCACATCTCAGACCCCTACAATGTCAACCTCCCGCTACACATCACCTCTATCCTCAGTGTGCCCCCGAACATCATCTCTAACGTTTCCTTGGCCAGGCTCACCCGTGGCCTTGAGTGCCCTGCTCTACAGCACCGGCCAAGCCCTGcctctggccctggccctggccctggccttggCCCTGGCCCCCCAG ATGAAAAGTTGGAAGCAAGTCCAGCCTCAAGTCCCCTGGCAGACTCAGGCCCAGACGACTTGGCTCCTGCCCTGGAGGACTCGCTGTCCCAGGAG GTGGAGGAGTTCTCTGTGGAGCCACCCCTGGATGACCTGTCTCTGGATGAGGCACAGTTTGTCTTGGCCCCCAGCTGCTGTTCCCTGGACTCCGCTGGCCCCAGGCCTGAAGTTGAGGAGGAAAATGGGGAGGAAGTTTTCCTGAGTGCCTATGATGACCTAAGTCCCCTTCTGGGACCTAAACCCCCAATCTGGAAGGGTTCAGGGAGTCTGGAGGGAGAGGCAGCAGGATGTGGAAGGCAGGCTCTGGGACAGGGTGGGGAAGAGCAGGCATGCTGGGAAGTTGGGGAGGACAAGCAGGCTGAGCCTGGAGGCAGGCTAGACATCAGGGAAGAGGCAGAGGGAAGTCCAGAGACCAAGGTGGAGGCTGGAAAGGCCAGTGAGGATAGAGGGGAGGCTGGGGGAAGCCAAGAGACAAAAGTCAGATTGAGAGAAGGGAGTAGGGAAGAGACAGAGGCCAAGGAAGAGAAGTCCAAAGGTCAGAAGAAGGCTGACAGTATGGAGGCTAAAGGTGTGGAGGAACCAGGAGGAGATGAGTATACagatgagaaggaaaaagaaattgagagagAAGAGGATGAACAAAGAGAGGAAGCCCAGGTAGAAGCTGGAAGGGACCTAGAGCAAGGGGCCCAGGAAGATCAAGTTGCTGAGGAGAAATGGGAAGTTGTACAGAAACAAGAGGCTGAGGGAGTCAGAGAGGATGAGGACAAAGGACAGAGGGAGAAGGGGTACCATGAAGCAAGAAAAGACCAAGGAGATGGTGAAGACAGCAGAAGCCCAGAAGCAGCAACTGAAGGAGGAGCAGGGGAGGTCAGCAAGGAACGGGAGAGTGGGGATGGAGAGGCTGAGGGAGACCAGAGGGCTGGAGGGTACTATTTAGAAGAGGACACCCTCTCTGAAGGTTCAGGTGTAGCGTCCCTGGAGGTTGACTGTGCCAAAGAGGGCAATCCTCACTCTTCTGAGATGGAAGAGGTAGCCCCACAGCCACCTCAGCCAGAGGAGATGGAGCCTGAGGGGCAGCCCAGTCCAGACGGCTGTCTATGCCCCTGTTCTCTTGGCCTGGGTGGCGTGGGCATGCGTCTAGCTTCCACTCTGGTTCAGGTCCAACAGGTCCGCTCTGTGCCTGTGGTGCCCCCCAAGCCACAGTTTGCCAAGATGCCCAGTGCAATGTGTAGCAAGATTCATGTGGCACCTGCAAATCCATGCCCGAGGCCTGGCCGGCTTGATGGGACTCCTGGAGAAAGGGCTTGGGGGTCCCGAGCTTCTCGATCCTCTTGGAGGAATGGGGGTAGTCTTTCCTTTGATGCTGCTGTGGCCCTAGCCCGGGACCGCCAAAGGACTGAGGCTCAAGGAGTTCGGCGAACCCAGACCTGTACTGAGGGTGGGGATTACTGCCTCATCCCCAGAACCTCCCCTTGTAGCATGATCTCTGCCCATTCTCCTCGGCCCCTTAGCTGCCTGGAGCTCCCATCTGAAGGTGCAGAAGGGTCTGGATCCCGGAGTCGTCTTAGTCTGCCCCCCAGAGAACCCCAGGTTCCTGACCCCCTGTTGTCCTCTCAGCGCAGGTCATATGCATTTGAAACACAGGCTAACCCTGGGAAAGGTGAAGGACTGTGA
- the ARHGAP30 gene encoding rho GTPase-activating protein 30 isoform 2 (isoform 2 is encoded by transcript variant 2), translating into MKSRQKGKKKGSAKERVFGCDLQEHLQHSGQEVPQVLKSCAEFVEEYGVVDGIYRLSGVSSNIQKLRQEFESERKPDLRRDVYLQDIHCVSSLCKAYFRELPDPLLTYRLYDKFAEAVGVQLEPERLVKILEVLRELPVPNYRTLEFLMRHLVHMASFSAQTNMHARNLAIVWAPNLLRSKDIEASGFNGTAAFMEVRVQSIVVEFILTHVDQLFGGAALSGGEVESGWRSLPGTRASGSPEDLMPRPLPYHLPSILQAGDGPPQMRPYHTIIEIAEHKRKGSLKVRKWRSIFNLGRSGHETKRKLPRGAEDREDKSNKGTLRPAKSMDSLSAAAGASDEPEGLVGPSSPRPSPLLPESLENDSIEAAEGEQEPEAEALGGTNSEPGTPRAGRSAIRAGGSSRAERCAGVHISDPYNVNLPLHITSILSVPPNIISNVSLARLTRGLECPALQHRPSPASGPGPGPGLGPGPPDEKLEASPASSPLADSGPDDLAPALEDSLSQEVQDSFSFLEDSSSSEPEWVGAEDGEVAQAEAAGAAFSPGEDDPGMGYLEELLGVGPQVEEFSVEPPLDDLSLDEAQFVLAPSCCSLDSAGPRPEVEEENGEEVFLSAYDDLSPLLGPKPPIWKGSGSLEGEAAGCGRQALGQGGEEQACWEVGEDKQAEPGGRLDIREEAEGTPQPPQPEEMEPEGQPSPDGCLCPCSLGLGGVGMRLASTLVQVQQVRSVPVVPPKPQFAKMPSAMCSKIHVAPANPCPRPGRLDGTPGERAWGSRASRSSWRNGGSLSFDAAVALARDRQRTEAQGVRRTQTCTEGGDYCLIPRTSPCSMISAHSPRPLSCLELPSEGAEGSGSRSRLSLPPREPQVPDPLLSSQRRSYAFETQANPGKGEGL; encoded by the exons ATGAAGTCTcggcagaaaggaaagaagaagggcaGCGCAAAGGAGCGGGTTTTTGGGTGCGACTTGCAGGAGCACCTGCAGCACTCAGGCCAGGAGG TGCCCCAGGTGCTAAAGAGCTGTGCAGAATTTGTGGAGGAGTATGGAGTGGTGGATGGGATCTACCGCCTCTCAGGGGTCTCCTCCAACATCCAGAAGCTTCG GCAGGAATTTGAGTCAGAGCGGAAGCCAGACCTGCGTCGGGATGTTTACCTCCAAGACATTCACTGCGTCTCCTCCCTGTGCAAGGCCTATTTCAGAGAACTGCCGGATCCCCTGCTCACTTACCGGCTCTATGACAAGTTTGCT GAGGCTGTAGGAGTGCAATTGGAACCTGAGCGCTTGGTCAAGATCCTAGAGGTGCTTCGGGAACTCCCTGTCCCAAACTACAG GACCCTGGAGTTCCTCATGAGGCACTTGGTACACATGGCCTCATTCAGTGCCCAGACCAACATGCATGCTCGCAACCTGGCCATCGTGTGGGCTCCCAACCTGCTGAG GTCTAAGGACATAGAGGCCTCAGGCTTCAATGGGACAGCGGCCTTCATGGAGGTGCGGGTACAATCCATCGTCGTGGAGTTCATCCTCACACACGTGGACCAGCTCTTTGGGGGTGCTGCCCTCTCTG gTGGTGAGGTGGAGAGTGGGTGGCGATCGCTTCCAGGGACCCGGGCATCAGGCAGCCCCGAGGACCTTATGCCCAGGCCACTGCCTTATCACCTGCCTAGCATACTGCAGGCTGGCGATGGACCCCCACAGATGCGGCCCTACCATACTATCATCGAGATTGCAGAGCACAA GAGGAAGGGGTCTTTGAAGGTCAGGAAGTGGAGGTCTATCTTCAATTTAGGTCGCTCTGGCCATGAGACTAAGCGTAAACTTCCACGGGGGGCTGAGGACAGGG AGGATAAATCCAACAAGGGGACACTGCGGCCAGCCAAAAGCATGGACTCACTGAGTGCTGCAGCTGGggccagtgatg AGCCAGAGGGGCTGGTGGGGCCCAGCAGCCCCCGGCCAAGCCCATTGCTGCCTGAGAGCTTGGAGAACGATTCTATAGAGGCAGCAGAGGGTGaacaggagcctgaggcagaagcacTGGGTGGCACAAACTCTGAACCAGGCACACCACGAGCTGGGCGGTCAGCCATCCGGGCTGGGGGCAGCAGCCGTGCAGAACGCTGTGCTGGTGTCCACATCTCAGACCCCTACAATGTCAACCTCCCGCTACACATCACCTCTATCCTCAGTGTGCCCCCGAACATCATCTCTAACGTTTCCTTGGCCAGGCTCACCCGTGGCCTTGAGTGCCCTGCTCTACAGCACCGGCCAAGCCCTGcctctggccctggccctggccctggccttggCCCTGGCCCCCCAG ATGAAAAGTTGGAAGCAAGTCCAGCCTCAAGTCCCCTGGCAGACTCAGGCCCAGACGACTTGGCTCCTGCCCTGGAGGACTCGCTGTCCCAGGAGGTGCAGGACTCCTTCTCCTTCCTAGAGGACTCAAGCAGCTCAGAACCTGagtgggtgggggcagaggaTGGGGAGGTGGCCCAGGCAGAAGCAGCAGGAGCAGCCTTCTCCCCTGGGGAGGACGACCCTGGGATGGGCTACCTGGAGGAGCTCCTGGGAGTTGGGCCTCAG GTGGAGGAGTTCTCTGTGGAGCCACCCCTGGATGACCTGTCTCTGGATGAGGCACAGTTTGTCTTGGCCCCCAGCTGCTGTTCCCTGGACTCCGCTGGCCCCAGGCCTGAAGTTGAGGAGGAAAATGGGGAGGAAGTTTTCCTGAGTGCCTATGATGACCTAAGTCCCCTTCTGGGACCTAAACCCCCAATCTGGAAGGGTTCAGGGAGTCTGGAGGGAGAGGCAGCAGGATGTGGAAGGCAGGCTCTGGGACAGGGTGGGGAAGAGCAGGCATGCTGGGAAGTTGGGGAGGACAAGCAGGCTGAGCCTGGAGGCAGGCTAGACATCAGGGAAGAGGCAGAGGGAA CCCCACAGCCACCTCAGCCAGAGGAGATGGAGCCTGAGGGGCAGCCCAGTCCAGACGGCTGTCTATGCCCCTGTTCTCTTGGCCTGGGTGGCGTGGGCATGCGTCTAGCTTCCACTCTGGTTCAGGTCCAACAGGTCCGCTCTGTGCCTGTGGTGCCCCCCAAGCCACAGTTTGCCAAGATGCCCAGTGCAATGTGTAGCAAGATTCATGTGGCACCTGCAAATCCATGCCCGAGGCCTGGCCGGCTTGATGGGACTCCTGGAGAAAGGGCTTGGGGGTCCCGAGCTTCTCGATCCTCTTGGAGGAATGGGGGTAGTCTTTCCTTTGATGCTGCTGTGGCCCTAGCCCGGGACCGCCAAAGGACTGAGGCTCAAGGAGTTCGGCGAACCCAGACCTGTACTGAGGGTGGGGATTACTGCCTCATCCCCAGAACCTCCCCTTGTAGCATGATCTCTGCCCATTCTCCTCGGCCCCTTAGCTGCCTGGAGCTCCCATCTGAAGGTGCAGAAGGGTCTGGATCCCGGAGTCGTCTTAGTCTGCCCCCCAGAGAACCCCAGGTTCCTGACCCCCTGTTGTCCTCTCAGCGCAGGTCATATGCATTTGAAACACAGGCTAACCCTGGGAAAGGTGAAGGACTGTGA